The Primulina eburnea isolate SZY01 chromosome 18, ASM2296580v1, whole genome shotgun sequence genome segment TTCCTATTAAGAGGAACATGTGACGAGAATGGTCCTCTATTTCTATTTCTGTCCTCCTCTCTTTCCCCCGCACCCCTCTTCCTTCCCCCTTTCTCCGCTCCCTCAGCTCTGCTTCCTCCGGGCCGATTCTCCATCCTTCTGTACCGTTGAGCATCCTCCAGGTTTACATACTTCTCAGCTCGAGCCAACAGATCATCGTAGCTCGACGGAGGCTTCTTGACCAACGACTTAAAAAACTCCCCTCCTCTCAGGCCTTGGGTGAAAGCACTTATCATGATGTCCGGGGTAGCCGCTGGTATCTCCAACGCCGCATTgttaaaacactggacaaattCTCGCAAAGTCTCGGCCTCTTGCTGTTTCATCACGAACaagctcaaataatttttctgatgtcgcttactactggcaaatctgtgcAAGAAAGCGACTGAAAAGTCCTCAAAGGAACGTATGGAGTTAGGCTGCAAGGTGTTAAACCACTGCTGGGCTGACCTAACCAACTGTGCCCAAGAACACCCGGCATTTCACTCCATCTGTGTACTGATGCAACAAAGCCGCATTCTCAAATCTCCCCAAATGCTCTTCGGGGTCGGTATGTCCATCATATTCTCCAACATTCGGTTGTCAGAAACTCGGGGGAAGTCCTTCCTCCAGAATGGCAAGCGAAAAAGGACTTCCTTTCTTGGGGACCGGCGCTCTGCTTCCCACCTGTTGTCTCAACATCCGTATTTCCTTCCACATCTCCCCCATCTCACTAATCTCTCCACTTTGTATGGGTGGCGTTTCCTCCACCCTACTCTGGTGGACTTCAACATTTTCCTCATGCTCCTGACGAGGGGCCTGCCCCCCAGCACCCATGGACTCTTGGTTCCTCCTCATTGCCTCATCTACTGTACGGGCGATGAATTGGCCCAACTGTTTCAGGGTTAAGTTTCCCACGTTCTCATTAGGACGGGTTTGCTCAACCCTCGTCTCGTGACGGGGCTGCTCAGTTCTtgtctcttgacgaggttgttccTGTCTTGTCTCAACATGAGACTGTTCAGGTCCCCTCTGAAGACGTGATGACGCTGAGGGAGCTCTTCTACTTCCTCCCCTGcctaccatctctacgtctcaGCTCAAgtgtttcccacagacggcgccaagtgatactcacgggaaatttagggtccgctcccagcaagtgtcactaatccAGACGCGGGTTTTGAagttaccctgagcctgaaataacaaagaagatcgttgagagggggccaggagggtgtcctggcgtagcccctccgacgctcaagtcagtgactgaggatatatggggggagcagctaagggtgctgctgaaaacaatatagtgaatatctaatcatacgctcaaacctggtatttataggagaatacctgggcttCTAATGGGCCCTTCACCTGTGGGCCTCAGATATGGGCCGGGAGTTTGGGCCAGATCTTGATGGGCTCATCCCTGGGGTATCATGGTATATGGTGTAAGAGTGAGTCTCCTGTGAGACCGTcccacggatcctaatctgtaaGACGgttcaaccctactcatattcacaataaaaagtaatactcttagcataaaaaacaatactttttcatggatgacccaataaaagatccgtctcataaatacgacccgtgaaaccgtctcacacaagtttttgtcatggtGTAATGAGCATAATTAGATATAATGTGATTTATTATTTGAGTGGGCTTAGAATAGCTAGTGGCCTTGGATTGATTAAAGTAGAAAAAATTCGTAATAATGTTTGGCCCAAATATTGTACCCGACCCGATACGGCCCAAGAGCAGGTATTTGACGTGGTCCGATCAAGTCTTTCGCATTCTTCAGACAGCAAATTCTTACAGAGACCTTTCGAACCCTTCAATGGAGGAGGATTACAGTAATGGCGGTGAGAGTAACACCATCGTCGACACTGCTAAAGCTGAAAGATCCGTGTGGCTGATGAAGTGCCCACCGGTCGTTTCCAAGGCATGGCAGTCCGCTGCCGCGTCTGCCACCGACGCTCCCGCCGTCGCTAAAGTCATCGTCTCGCTCGATCCCCTGCATCCTGAGGAACCCTCGTCCCTCCAAGTACTTCCATCTTTTTCTTATTTGTGGTGTGTTAGAATGCTATGGGAGCCAACCATGGGCAGACCCAGCTGGGTTAACTGCTATCTCGTAGAAACTAGAAACTTTTTCTGTTTTTTAGATTCAAGATTTAGACCCAGGGTAGTGTAAACATACTGAATTGGGCAATGGAtgtttggaattttttttaaaaagaaagaaagaaaaacataGTTGTTCATGTGTTTGTTGGGTAGTTGGTCGCAAAGGCTTTTGTTTGTGTGACGTGTTTATTTGGATTTAGGATTTGAATTTGTGGTGATCTTCAGTTTACCATGGAGATGGCTGGGAGTGAAGTTATGCAAGCACCCAAGAGCTACTCTCTCAATATGTCTAAAGATTTCGTTCCCATGTGTGTTTTCTCTGAGACAAATCAAGGTAAAATCATCAGTTATCTTATGGTATTTTTTTGGGATTGTTTGATTTTCCAATTTCGCATATGATGATCTTTAGTACATATATTGATTAATTTCTCTCTTTGTtgtctattttttttatattttagtaTGTTGATGATTGGATATTTATTTACAGTATTAACTCTTATGTAACCATTAATGTTCATTGCGTATTGCGATTACTTTAATTTTTGATGTGTTATGGACGGTTTATTTAGTTGTCGGAGGACACGCTTTTGTTAACCTAAATATATAGTGTGTGACATTGTGAAGTAACAATAGCACGTTATCCGTACGTGCGATTGCTTCTGTAAGGAATTTGTTTTAAAGCATGCACTCGCAGCTGCGataattgtgatgcaattgatCAAAGGAAGCAACAgaagaaatatttgattttttaaattttctatCACCATTTGGTTTATCGTGCTGGATGTTATGTGGGTCAGTATTGTTGTTTTGTGCAAGACATCGTAGTTTAAGAAAATTTGATAAACGAGAATCGGTGTGGAACCGTTGTAATTTTACTAGGAAAAGAAAGACGAAGGGTTTACTAAGTTAAGTGATGTATTGTTTCCTGTGGGGCTAAAACAACTTTTTCATTCTAAATTTCTTTTTCTGATGGAAATGACCTTTTTGATCTAAGCAACTTGCTTAAATTTTCCTTAAATTATTTTTTCGCAGATGAAATTTACACCTCTGATGCCAGCAACTTGCTTGAGTTTGAACATTCTGATATAGGAATGACAATAGCCTATCCAAATCATTAATATGTAACTTTTAATTACTGCATCATACTGTGAATTTTAATTACTGACTGCAGCTTAGGCGAGTTTCAATATTATGACTCATTATGTGTGATGCTACCTTGACATGTTGGGCGTTGATTCGGAATTACTTCTTTTAATATCCTTTTTGCTACCTGTTATTCTTCATTTACAAATTTTCATCGCGAAATTGACTTCAAAGGAGGCACTAGTACATTGATTGTTTACTTGTTCTTAAATTGTGTTTCTCCTTTCTTTTTCCTAGAAAGAATTGCAATGGAAGGGAAAGTAGAACACAAGTTTGATATGAAGCCTCATCATgagaacattgaagaatatagAAAAATTTGTCGCGAAAGaacaaataaatacatgatcaagaATAGGCAAATTCAGGTTGTACACTTCTCTGGTCTTTTTGTTTGCCTCTTGTGACTGGCAGTTTCTGTTTGATACATTTTTGTTAAAGTTCCTTTTCCATCACGCCTTAATTTTCACAGGTGATCAATAATGATCGCGGAGCGCACATGAGGCCCATGCCTGGGATAATGGGCTTTATTTCATCCACATCTAAGGTTTGCATACATTTTCACCCCTAAAGGTT includes the following:
- the LOC140819988 gene encoding uncharacterized protein; translated protein: MEEDYSNGGESNTIVDTAKAERSVWLMKCPPVVSKAWQSAAASATDAPAVAKVIVSLDPLHPEEPSSLQFTMEMAGSEVMQAPKSYSLNMSKDFVPMCVFSETNQERIAMEGKVEHKFDMKPHHENIEEYRKICRERTNKYMIKNRQIQVINNDRGAHMRPMPGIMGFISSTSKDKKKAAPVKGPDVKRTRRDRGELEDIMFKLFEEQPNWALKQLVQETDQPAQFLKEILNELCVYNKRGANQGTYELKPEYKKSAQDTGAEG